The following coding sequences are from one Nicotiana tomentosiformis chromosome 3, ASM39032v3, whole genome shotgun sequence window:
- the LOC104088053 gene encoding uncharacterized protein, with the protein MKEVVRFIVGPYFWNDTVQALKVGNPLVTVLRLVDGERKPPMGYIYEAMDRAKEAIEKAFDHDRRKYGRVFEIIDERWMDQFYQPLHAAGHILNLEFFYTNNEKKTLDVEVWKGYHACVAKLVPDEAMQDKIGEELGVYMQADGILGLASAIRGRTKLAPDSY; encoded by the exons ATGAAAGAAGTTGTGAGATTTATTGTTGGTCCATATTTTTGGAATGACACTGTTCAAGCACTTAAAGTTGGTAATCCTTTGGTTACTGTACTTCGTTTGGTGGATGGGGAGAGAAAACCACCAATGGGATACATTTATGAAGCCATGGACAGGGCTAAAGAAGCTATTGAGAAGGCATTTGATCATGATAGGAGGAAATATGGGAGAGTTTTTGAAATCATTGATGAAAGGTGGATGGATCAGTTTTATCAACCTTTACATGCAGCAGGGCATATTTTGAACCTCGAATTCTTTTATACAAATAACGAGAAGAAGACTTTAGACGTAGAAGTGTGGAAGGGGTATCATGCATGCGTTGCGAAGTTGGTACCAGACGAAGCGATGCAAGACAAAATAGGGGAAGAGCTTGGTGTGTATATGCAAGCCGATGGAATACTTGGATTAGCTTCGGCCATTAGAGGCAGAACCAAATTGGCACCAG ATTCATACTAA